Proteins encoded in a region of the Pseudomonas sp. PDNC002 genome:
- a CDS encoding 23S rRNA (adenine(2030)-N(6))-methyltransferase RlmJ, protein MNYRHAYHAGNHADVFKHIVLARLFALMARKDTPFAYLDSHSGIGLYDLLGDEASRTGEWESGIGRLWEREDLPELLQDYLDVVRALNPDGGLEYYPGSPELARRLTRPQDRVLLNELHPEDGRLLKANMGGERRISVHQGDGWLLPRAFLPVAEKRGVLLIDPPFEQPDDLERCVAALDEAIGRMRQTVVAIWYPIKDRRQLKRFYQRLEKSSAPKMLRAELCVHPADSADRLNGSGLVIANPPWPLDEELRGLLPWLADTLAQSEGGWQLDWLIAEQ, encoded by the coding sequence ATGAACTACCGCCACGCCTATCACGCCGGCAACCATGCCGACGTGTTCAAACACATCGTCCTCGCGCGCCTCTTCGCGCTGATGGCGCGCAAGGACACGCCCTTCGCCTACCTCGACAGCCATTCGGGCATCGGCCTGTACGACCTGCTGGGCGATGAAGCCAGCCGTACCGGCGAGTGGGAGTCGGGCATCGGTCGCCTGTGGGAGCGCGAGGACCTGCCGGAGCTGCTACAGGATTACCTCGACGTGGTGCGCGCGCTCAATCCCGATGGCGGCCTGGAGTACTACCCCGGCTCGCCCGAGCTGGCGCGTCGCCTGACCCGCCCGCAGGATCGCGTGCTGCTCAACGAGCTGCACCCGGAAGATGGCCGCCTGCTCAAGGCCAACATGGGGGGCGAGCGTCGTATCTCGGTGCACCAGGGCGACGGCTGGCTGCTACCGCGGGCCTTCCTGCCCGTGGCGGAGAAGCGTGGCGTGCTGCTGATCGACCCGCCCTTCGAGCAGCCCGACGACCTGGAGCGCTGCGTGGCCGCGCTGGACGAGGCCATCGGCCGGATGCGCCAGACCGTCGTCGCCATCTGGTACCCGATCAAGGATCGCCGCCAGCTCAAGCGCTTCTACCAGCGCCTGGAGAAGAGCTCGGCGCCGAAGATGTTGCGCGCGGAGTTGTGCGTACACCCGGCGGACAGCGCCGACCGCCTGAACGGCTCGGGCCTGGTCATCGCCAACCCGCCATGGCCGCTGGACGAGGAACTGCGCGGCCTGCTGCCGTGGCTGGCGGACACGCTGGCGCAGAGCGAAGGTGGCTGGCAGCTCGATTGGCTGATTGCCGAGCAATGA